DNA from Lagenorhynchus albirostris chromosome 3, mLagAlb1.1, whole genome shotgun sequence:
ccctgacatcTCCTTAGCCCTCCCTGCTGTGTTTTCTCTATAACACTGCTTTTGGACATACTTTAAGCTTTACTTGTTATTTATCTCGCTAATTATCATCCTCTGTGTTCCACTAGCACCCCTGGCTTCATGGAAGTAGAGATGTGTATGTCATAATCACAGCACAGGACTCagtacacagcaggtgctcactaAGGGTTTCtcaaatgaatgaacgaatgaatggggCTGAAAGTCTGCAGGCCCCCACGCCTGGCAAGCCACCTGAGTAAGGCAGCCAATACCCTAAGTGGTTTGGGTACTCACCGCTCAAGGGAGAGGCCCCAGGCAATGACTGACACATTCTCAGGGAGCCCCATGGGCAGCAGCATCTCAGGGCGGAAGATCCCAGAGTTTCCAACCTCCACCCACTTCTTCAGGCCTGTGAAGGCACGAGAACGATGGGGCGGCTTGTGTGGGTGATACTGGGCCTGGCAGTTAGCTTGGGAGGTGGGGTGTGGGCTTGGCAGTGACGGGGACCTAGGCTGAGCCATGGACAGCCTGAgacctccctccctgtcccagtACTGGGTTCCACCCTGACCTTGGTGGTAGCTGAACACTTCCATGCTGGGCTCGGTGTAAGGGTTGTAGGTCGGCTTGAAACGCAGCTGGGTGATACCTGGGTGGGGAGGCAGCCAaacagagtgggggtgggggtggggcaaagggggaagagaggggcaaagggggagggtcaggctgaCGACCAAGGCATCCTCCTGCTTGCCCACCCCAGCCCGCCTGCTCACCCAGCTTGGTGAAGAACTCCCGCAGGACGCCCATGAGGTGGCCTAGCGTGAGGCCGTGGTCAGCCACGACGCCCTCGATCTGGTGGAACTCGGCCAGGTGCGTGGCATCTAGGGTCTCATTCCGGAACACACGATCAATGGAGAAGTATTTGGCCGCTGTGAAGGGCTTCTGGAGATGAGAGGCAGGCCAAGCCCGGGCATGGGTGAGAAGGTCAGCATGTCAGCCCTGGCCCCTCCAACGCTGCCCAAGCCCTGCCACACCTTCTGGGCCAGGCGGTAGAGGGCGCGGGCGCTGGCCGACGTGGTGTGGGTGCGCAGTAGGTTTTTCCGAGCCTCGTCCAGTTTCCAGTTGTATTTGTACCTTCAGAGGGACATACAGGAAGTCCATGATGCAGCTCATGGCCCCCAACCTCTTTCCCCCGACACCCCTGGGTGTCCTGCCCAGGACCCAAAGTCCTGGGTCCTGCCTTACCCCTGTGAACCGTAGCCGCCTTGAGAGTGGGTCCGCTTGACGCGATGGACATAGTCCATTgggagctgctgggcctgggctGGATCTGGGCAGGACAGAGCAACATCTGGTCAGTCAAGGAGCATTTCTCAAATAGCCACCGCACTGAAAACAGATAGTGACACAGGcagctccctcccccaccctccacagctgCCAGAGGGTACCTGGGAACACCTGAGTCAGTCTCTCCTCTGCCCAGAACCTTCCGTggtcccatttcctcttttttttttggccatcctGCACAGgacttagttccccaaccagggatcgaacctgtgccctagGCAgtgaagcgcagagtcctaaccactggactgctggggaattcTCTCCTCCCACTCCTAATTGATCAGTTCCTCcagccacagggcttccctgctgatCTGTGAGCATACCAGGCATGtgccagcctcagggcctttgcactggccattccctttgcctggaacttTCCTTCCCCAGGCATAGCTCCCTCCCTGACCTCCTTCCATCTTTACTTAAGcagccttcattttatttttaaaaatattttattggggcttccctggtggcgcagtggttgagagtccgcctgccgatgcaggggacatgggttcgtgccccggtctgggaagatcccacatgccgcggagcggctgggcccatgagccatggccgctgagcctgcgcgtccggagcctgtgctccacaacgggagaggccacgacagtgagaggcccgcgtaccgcaaaaaaaaaaaaaaaaaatttatttatcttatttggttgcatcgggtcttggttgcagcaggcatgctccttagttgtggcaggtgtgccccttagttgtggctcgccagctccttagttgcagcatgcgaactcttagttgcggcatgcacgtgggatctagttccctcaccagggaccgaacccgggcccgctgcattgggagcacggagacttttttttttaaattaatttatttttggctgcgttgcgtcttcattgctgtggcgggctttctctagctgcggcgagcgggggctactcttcgttgcggtgcacgggcttctcattgcggtggcttctcttgttgcagagcacgggcttcagtagttgtggcatgcaggctcagtagttgttgcttgcaagctctagagtgcaggctcagtagttgtggcgcacgggcttagttgctcagcggcatgtgggatcttcccagaccaggcattgaacctgtgtcccctgcgttggcaggcggaatcttaaccactgcgccaccagggaagcccgcggcCTTTAACTTAAATTGACAGCGTGCTCCCCCACCAACATAACGTCAATTCCCCCATCACATTTACTGCCATCTTTCATTGCCGGGTTTACAGCTTACTTAGAATTAAATGCATATCTCACCCAACCAGGATATGCGGGCCTCATCAGGGCAAGGATTTCTGTCTCATTCCTGGCTGTGACCCAGGTGTTTCACAGAGACTTTGGCACACAGGAGCTCAGTCATAGGTGCAGACTCTATGCTGTACGAATGTGCAAGTTCTTATGAGTCCCTTCCAGAGACACAATTTTAGTGCACCTGAAAAGCCTGACATCAAATCCCAGCCCCACCGCCTATAAGCTGCGACCCTGGGCAAGTGATGTCCCCTTTCTGAGACctaatttcctcatttgcaaaacaggGCTAACAGTCTACTTCCTATAGTTGGTGGAAAGATTAGGACAGTGACAGCTcagtaagttttatatatatatattttttcttttttcttttttttggccacactacatggcatgtggaacttccctgacaagggatcaaacctgcgcccccctgcagcggaagcggagagccctaaccactgggccaccagggaagtcccatggctCAGCAAGTTTTGGATGCTGAAATGATGACAATGGCGCTGCTGCTCCTGGCCAGGTAACAGGCACCCAACAGCCTCATCTGCCCTGCTGGTGGGGGAAACAACCACCATTTTGGAAAGTCATTCAATTTCAGAGAGTACTAAGGActgtggaagaaagaaagaactgggaAGCAATGTTGAAGACTAGCAGTGAGGAGCTTTTAGAACTTGGGGGGACAAGGGCATGTCAGGGTGGCCTCTCTGAGGTGATATGTGAACAGAAGCTTCATGCCAGAGCCTGCCATGAAGACCTGGGAGAAGACAGTTCTCGGCAGAAGCCACAGCacgggcaaaggccctgaggtgggcaggaggggaggtggAAGAAGATAACAGAAGTTGATGATAGCAGCTCACACAGGTTTGTCGGCCACACTGAGGAGGATGGAGTTTATCCTGTAAAACGGTATGCCACCCCAAAAGGTTCTGTCCAGTCCTGGCACCTCTGATGGCACAGCGGGGCCCACCCACCTCGCAGGAAGAAGGTGTCATGCTGGTCCCGTGCTGGGTGCTGCTGGGGCTGGAAGAGTGCGTCAAAGTTCCAGAAGGAGCTCTCAATGTAATTGTCGGTCGGCATCTCGGTGAACCTGGTGGGAGACACAGCCTGACTGCCCTGCCTGTGCCAAGCAGGTGGGCtagccccacccctggccccatGCTTACCCCATCTCCAGGAAGATCTGCCGGAACTGGGTGCGGACCTTGAGCAGGGGGTGCAGGTGGCCGCTGTCAGGGAGGACGCCATGGGCCGAGAAATTGTAGGGCTTGAAGGGCCGATCCCGCCAGGAGCCACTATGgggagatgcagggtacatgggtctGGTGGGGGCTGCCTACCACACCCCCATCGGCCCCCAGCTCTGGGGCTACCCCCTACCTGGAGATCATCTCTGGGCTCAGCTCTGTTTCCTGCTTGGAGATGCTGGTGCTAAAGGCACTGCCTTTGCTCACCCAGTAGGTCTTCAGGTTCCTGAGGCCAGAGGACAACGCTGTTACCTCCTCCAAGTGGTTTCCCTTGACCTCCCATCTGATGCTGACCCCAAAGTCACCCACCAAGTCATTCTGCTGTATTTCCTTCCTGACACTTACCATCTCCAGAATCCTCTTAGCTGGCCCCGACCTACATCCCTATGTTCATGCagttactcattcaacaaacatttactgagaacctaATGTGTACCAGGGTCTGTTCAAGGCACTACGCATATAGCTGGGAGTGATAATAATAGGTCAAGTTTAGAGAGTTTACTCCACACTAGGCTCTGCTCCATAAAATCACCCCATAATCCTGTGTGAAAAGGAGCCATTTTACACATGCATAAACAGAAGCTTGGACAGATCAGGtgacttggtcaaggtcacacagctagcatatgacagagctgggacttgaatcaGGCAGCCccattccagtcttttttttttcttttggccacaccatgcagcacatgggatattagttccctaaccagggatcgaacccaggcctcctgcggtggaagctcagagtcctaaccactggaccaccagggaattcccagtttgcGTTCTTATAACTGCTAGGCCACTGCTACGTCTGCTCAAAGGAGTCgtcagctctgtgagggcagagccCCCAGCCTGTCCAGGTCCCAGCAGTCATAAACTTTCAGACGGTGCTTAGGACTGTAAAGGAAGTCAACAGGGCACAAGGGATGGAGGCCAGGAGTGAGGAACTTTTATGGAATTTGAAGGGAGGAAAGGGTGTCAGGGTGGCCTCTCTAAGGTGACACATGAGCAGAGGTTTGATGTCAGAACTTGCTTTGAAGAAGAGCAGGAAGCTCTTTTCAGCAGAAGGCACAACAGAGGCAAAGGCCCTGACACGGCATGAGCCTGGCGTGCGTGCTCGACAACCACAGTGtgaagggaggctgggaggagacTGATAGCACCCTGGCCCAGTGTGAGCAGAATGGCTCCCCTTCTGCTCCAGGGccatgcaggtgacacaggtgtGAGCTGGGGGGGCGGCACCCACTCACACTTCAGTCAGCAGCTTCCTCTTCCTGAGCTcgctcctctccttctctcccagctTCTCGGCCTGTCCACCCTGGACCAGCTGGAGCCGCCGCTGCACCTCATCCTCCACGCTATCCACCTGCCACAGTGATGGGCGTGAGGGGCCGTGAGGGCAGGGGGCCCAACTGTCCGACTACCTGTCCAACTACCGCCCGGCAGGGACTCACCACTCTGAACACCCGGGGCCCGTCGGCAGCACTCTTGTCCACTCGGATCCACTTGTTGGACATGGCCTTGCTGAAGCCCACCTTGCCACTGGGCAGTCGCTGTGGGAGCAAGGCTGCAGTGAGGGGGACACAAGGGTCGCCCTCATCCCAACACCTCCCTAGGCCCTGCCCACTCAGACTCCTACCATGAGCTCGCTCTGGGGCAGGCCCTCTGGGGGGACGCTGCGAAACACCCGGGCCTCATGGCTGCCTTCCCGGGCAATCTCCTCGCCCTCAGTGGTAAGCTCCCAGCGCTTGGTGGAACGCAGCTCAGCCTCGATTATCTGTAGGAAAACAGGGGGACACGGGCAGGGACAGGGTTCAGGTCCAGGCACCCCCTTGCCGCAGCACTGGGGACGCAGGTCAAAGAACAGCCTGTGATGCCAGCTTTGCCTCTCAGCTGTACCACTTCCCAGCGGAGTGATCTCGCCTCGTTGAGCCTCAGTAAATCTTTTGTGACatgggaaaaatgacaaaaatgattCACACCTCCCAGGGTGAGGTAAAGTACTGAGGGTATTACCTGCCTGGCAAAGAACAAATCCTATCACTTTTGAACctgggaaagatttttttaaagtctcggGTGAAATGATTTATTTCCACACTTACATGCATCTCAGTGTAGCCAGATGTCAGAGAAGAACCCAGGCTGCCCACATTACACACAGGAACCCTAGGCTCCCCTTTCGTTTTAATTCCTAGCTCTGCTCctctcttgctgtgtgaccttgggaaagttgctTAACGTCCCTGAGCAAATTTTCTTATCCATGAGAGAAGGGTGTGGTGGGTTCTACCTCAGAGAGTTGTTTTGAGTAActaaattaatacacagaaaggaTGCAGAGCGCTTAGTATGCAGCAAATGCTGCATAAATATAACTACTACTACATTAATATCATCGTCATCATCCTTACAATGAACCCCATTAAACTGCCAACACTTAACTCTCAGTAGCCTACACAAATGTCACTTTCACATCCATCAAGGTACTGTCATCCCATACACCATAGCTTCAATCCCTTTCTGCACTGACGACCTCAGGCTTCAAATCCAGGTTTGCCTGTTCCTTCTAGTGACACTGATCAAGATTCTGACCAGTGCTTAGAAGTTGTCACATCTGCaatatggggataataacagtgccATCAACTGAAGGTCACATCAAAGATTGGATGAGGAATAAATCTGAGGCCAGAGCAGGGCACATCATGTAAGTTTGATGTTTTCAGCTATGTTTTTTGAGTCCTAGCCTCATGGATCCAGCCTGCTGGGTGACCCACGGGTCGGTCAGCATCCTCCCCCTCTGGCTCCATCACCCTTCCCTTGTCCAAGTCAGAAGGCTGGGCTTCATCCGAGCTACCCCTACATTTCCATGAACCTTATTTCATTCCTTCACCTGAATCCCTTCTCCATTCCAGCTGCCTCCCTACAGCCAGGGACCATACCCTGTAGTTTGGGGctgtgccagcctctgccactgtcCCCTTGCCTCCAGTCCTGCCCGCACCGATCCTTTCCAAGAGTGATGTAGGCAGTACACACATCTCATTGGCTCTAGCTCCTGCCATGGCCCCCCAGTACCCCTGTGAGATAAAGACCTACAAGGCCTCGCAAAATCTGGCTCTGCTGGGTCTCTCTCACCACTTGTGCCACCTCCCTACCCCACTGTACCTTAAAGTGCCATGGCTTTTCTACTCAATGCAGAAACCCGACTCAGCTGTCATCTCCTTTGGGATACTCTCCCTGATCCTCAAGCCTGGGTCTGCTAACACCTCTGAGTGCCCCGTGCTTCCTCCATCACTCCGGTCACTTGAGTATATCCATTATACCGCAGCCTGCGTGAAGGCGGCGACTGCGTCTTTCTGGTCCACCATTCTCCTCTCCACCCCCTCAACACTGATCATGCCTCAATGGACGTTTACTGCATGAGGAACATCCGTACCCCGGGGCCCTCACTCGGTCCTGACTCCCCGCCTGCGCACCCTGGGCGGGACACATACAATTACTCCTAACCAGGCCTGAGATAATCTGGCCTGGAGGCAGAGCCCTCCTGGCAAGGGAACCGCAGGTGCAAAAGCGAGGAGGCCCGGCATCACCGGCCCAGCTCACCTCACCCAGCGCCTGCAGGCTCTTCACGGCGCCCACCACGGTCTGATGCTCTACGCCCAGCTCGGCCGCCAGTTCAGCGCTGTCCAAGCCGCCATCGGCCGCCTCCAGCCGCTGcagcagcacctccgccaccggACCGTCTGCCATGACTGCTCCCAGGGCGCTCGGCGTGCGCCTGCCGGCGGCCAGAACAACCGGAACCGGAACCGGAACCGGCGCCGGGGGGCGTACACCGTCATCTTGAGTGTGGCAGACTATGCTGCAGGGCTCGGGTGCCGCCATCTTGAGCGTGTCACTTGAACTTAAGAGGGGGTTAGGGACACAGTACTGGCTGGACTGGTGGTTTCTTGTTGACCAGAGAGGTCAAATTAATACCATCAAAGACAGACTCATATCATTGTTTTAAGCTTCACCCAGCCTCACCAGCaggggctgtgtgaccttggacttccccctctctgggcctcagaccaGTCCTCCCTTGGGGATTCTTTCTTACCCCCCACAGGAGGGCTGTAGGTGGTGGACTCCAGATATAGTCATCCTGCTGATGtcaactacttttattttttctattattctttaaaaaatctatttatttatttggttgcactgggtcttaagTTGCAGCTCTCCAGCTCCTtggttgcagcacatgggctccttagttgtggctccagggctccttagttgtggcatgcatgtgggatctagttccctggccagggatcgaacccaggccccctgctttgggagcacggagtcctaaccattgcaccaccagggaagtccctgatgtcaactacttttaaattttaaaagggagtCTGGGTAGGGACCAACCCTATTTATAGAGGGGAGAAGGACTCAATAATAGTATATTATTGAATAATATATTCAAGGTTGCAGCTAACCTGTATGGACGTTCTCCCCTGTGCCCAGCCCAGTGCTAAGTGCTTCAGGTGTCTTACTTCATTTTCCCCCAAACTGTATGATGTAGATACTGATATAATATAcatttcacagatgtgaaaactgaggcttggagggtGGTATGCCTTGCCCAAGGTTCTGCAAGGAGCTGGTGGACAGCGTCAGAAATTATAAACACTCCAGaacctgccccctcctccccatacCCCTGCTCTGAGAAGACCAATGTCAGGAAAATAATTTGTAGTATAGATCAGTGCTGTCctatagaaatataattcaagatactgggaattccctggtggtccagtggttaggactccactattccactgcaggggacacgggtttgatccctggtcagcaTGCCACAGCTTGGCCAAGACAAAACAAGAAATATATTTCGAGATAGAAATGTAATTTTACACATTTTAGTAGCAACGTTAAAAACAAAAGGGGTGAAATTAATTTGAAGAATTTATAGAACCTAAAATGTCCACATTATCATTTCAACACTTAATATAAAACTACtagtgagatattttacattatttattcacACTAAGTCTTCAAATTCTGATGTATATTTTCCACTTACAGCTTACTTCACAGCCGCTGCATTTCAAAAGGCAATAATCACATGTGGCCAGTGGAGACTACATTAGACAGCACAAATAGATTCTAATCCCAGATCTGCCATTTTTGTCCCTCAGCCAAAtcacttaatctttctgtgcctcagtttcctcacttggaTGGAAATGATCTGAGCCCAGGctactgtgagaattaagtgaaatagtacccacacacacatgcaatacTTGCTGGTACTAAATTGAGTGTGGACTCTGTGTTAGgtgctgttctaagcacttaCTCATTTAGCCATCACAACTGTTATTTGAGCGTGGTAAATGGGGTTACTAATATCCCCCAATGCTGGACCTACAGTGAGATCCTGATAAAAATCCAGAATGCATCCCTCAAAGTCTCTTCTTAGCTTCAAAGCACTTTCCCCATTTTTGCTTATTTAATTCCAGCAAGACTCCTTCTTTCCTTGCTTCTGTCCCACGTCAAGTAGGTTTTAAGCCTGTTCTGTGCCTGATGCTGCAGGAGACACTGTGGGGTGCGGGGGGGAATGGTGAGGTGAACAAGACAGGCATAGTGTCTACCCTCTGGCAGGCAGCACCTAGCCCATGTGTCCCTGACACATGGTGGAAGGGCAGGAAGGCGGGGGGAAGGTCAGTGGAAGGCCTAGAGTGGTCATCCCAGACTTGGGGGGTCCTCGTTGGGGAGGACCAGGTTGGGCAATACTGGATACTGTCTTGGGGAAGGGGCAGAACCCCAACTTCTCCAAGACTcctaattcctttcttttctgagtCCCCACCACTAGAGGGGaagcaccccctccccacccttttgCCAAGATCCACCCCCTTCAGCAGTTTACTTCCACTTCCCAGGTCCAGAGCCAATTTGCTCAGAGTTTGGGAAAGCCCCacctctcctgcctccttcctgcaGCCTAGGGGCAGGGAGCTGGTGTGTTACTTTCAGTCATGTGCCTCTGCCTTCCTAAGAAGGCTCTAGTCTCAGGGGTCCTGGCCACCTCCCTTAGACCTTATCTTCCCCACCATCTGTCCCATTTTGTCCCTCCCCAACAGAACCCCCTGCCCTCTCATCTTTAGCCGTTTAATTGCAAAAGCAGGCCGTTTGTGGGAGACCACAAGACTGTGACCCCTTTCATTTACCGGCTGAGGAGGGGATGAGGGGTAAAGGACAGGCTGCAATAAGGTGAACAACCGTAGGAGACCCAGCCTATAGTCACAACTTCGAGCCGTTCAGggcttccttccctctgtcccagACATCCCTAAAAGCTTTGAAAGCATTTCTGCCGGCCAGCAGCCGGCCGGGGTCGCTCCTCTTGGCCTTTCACGAGCTCCTGTGCCTTCAAAGAGGCTAAATGCCTTGCCCCAGCTCACACAGCAGCAGTCTGACAGGCTGCCAGGGAACTAGGGGCCGTACGGAGGAGAGAGCCGGCACTCCCCCCGCAGGCCTGCACGGCTCAGGCGCTGGGGTGATCTGAAGCCCTAGGGCTCGATGCCCTCTGCCCCAtcctggcggggcggggggcgggggttaagagagagagagagagagatggagagagagagggtcgGAGTGGTGGGGTTCCCCAAATTCAGGGTAGAAAAGGTTAGGAAAACCTTGCCTACCCATCCCTGTAGAGGGGATAAGTGGAGTCGATGCTGGAGCAGGGCCCTAGCTCTAAGCAGCTGCACGGGCTCTCGCGCGGATTCTTTAAACGCCTAGACCTCTAGCGCTGCTAGCGGGCGAGGGCGGGGTTGGGCCGAGGTCTGGTCACATGACCTGGCCTGAGGGGCTCGAGGCCCCCACTACACCGGTGGGCGTCCCCCACAACGCGTGGTCGACCTTCATTGGCCAGCGGTGCGGCCAATAGAAATCGGCCATCTGGGAACCCAGCGTTCCGAGGCACAGCCTAACTTGCTGAACCCACAAGGGTCCAATGGAAAGGCAGAGCTGTGGCCGCAGACCAATGATAAAGTGGGAGAGGAGGGCCAAGAGGCCGGACCAGGTTGGTTTGAGAGGCGGCCGGTTATAAAATCGCACGGCCGGCGGCACCGTCCGTCCCTACTGCAGAGCTATTGCTGGTAGAGTGACTTAAAGGGCCCGCGCGCCGCCGCCCCCTCGGCCCGCCATGCTGCTACCCGTGCTGGTGCTGCTCGGCCTTCTTGGCCTGGGCGCCGCTGAACCCGCCGTTTACTTCAAGGAGCAGTTTCTGGACGGAGGTAACGGCTAGTCCCGCCTTGAGGCCGTCCTAACGACGCGGCTGGCCCCCCAGGCCATATCTGCGTGTCGCCTGTAATTACTGCTCAGAGGACCAACACAGTGGCCTTCAGGGGCTAGAGCCGCAGGCGATCTTTCCTTCTGCGTCCctggggagcggggagggcgCGGCGGTCTTCCGCGGCGGGAGTTAGGGTTCGCCCGAGGATCTTTTAAGCCACCAGAGCTGTCAAGCTAGAGGTTGGGGTGGGGACAGTCGGGGGGAGGGGGAATCTCCTTCCTTGCCCCCAGCAGCTTGTAGCTCCTGGTAGATGTTTGGTGGGGGGTGATCAGCACCGCTACTCTGACCTGCCCCTTTGGTCCCCTAGACGGATGGACCGAGCGCTGGATCGAATCCAAACACAAACCAGATTTTGGCAAATTCGTTCTCAGTTCCGGCAAGTTCTACGGTGACCAGGAGAAAGATAAAGGTAAGAGCCTAGGGGTGGGTGCCCAGATccaggaggacttcctggaggaagcccTAGTCACCACACAGTTTGGGTATCCCTAGAAGTAgaagaggtggaggaagggagagtcGTCTGTATTTCCCATCCTAAGGGTCTCCCGGGGGTTGTTGCTGAGCCGTGATCTGACTACCGTTCCTTGCTAGGGCTGCAGACAAGCCAGGATGCCCGGTTTTATGCTCTGTCGGCCAGATTCGAGCCCTTCTCCAATAAGGGTCAAACACTGGTGGTGCAGTTCACCGTGAAACACGAACAGAACATCGACTGTGGGGGCGGCTACGTGAAGCTATTTCCAGATGGTCTGGACCAGACAGACATGCATGGAGACTCTGAATACAACATCATGTTTGGTGAGCGGGCCCCACCCTGATGCTGACCTCTGATTAGTTAGAGGGAGTTTGAAACCCCGTGAGTTCTTTATAGCCCATGAAAAGTGGTCTTAAGATCATAGAAAACACTTAAATGGTTAAACAGTTCTTTGGAGGAGAAGCTGAGAAAATAGTTACAGTTAGTAGCAACTTTCTATATTGTTATCGTTGATTTAAGACTGCTAATTTGCACAATTTTATAAGGTAGGCATTTACTAATTCTGCAAGTAAAGATACTGACTTGTagagcactgattttttttttctttaaatccctAATCACGGTCCCTTAGAGATATCTGAat
Protein-coding regions in this window:
- the FARSA gene encoding phenylalanine--tRNA ligase alpha subunit isoform X2 yields the protein MADGPVAEVLLQRLEAADGGLDSAELAAELGVEHQTVVGAVKSLQALGEIIEAELRSTKRWELTTEGEEIAREGSHEARVFRSVPPEGLPQSELMRLPSGKVGFSKAMSNKWIRVDKSAADGPRVFRVVDSVEDEVQRRLQLVQGGQAEKLGEKERSELRKRKLLTEVNLKTYWVSKGSAFSTSISKQETELSPEMISSGSWRDRPFKPYNFSAHGVLPDSGHLHPLLKVRTQFRQIFLEMGFTEMPTDNYIESSFWNFDALFQPQQHPARDQHDTFFLRDPAQAQQLPMDYVHRVKRTHSQGGYGSQGYKYNWKLDEARKNLLRTHTTSASARALYRLAQKKPFTAAKYFSIDRVFRNETLDATHLAEFHQIEGVVADHGLTLGHLMGVLREFFTKLGITQLRFKPTYNPYTEPSMEVFSYHQARQ
- the FARSA gene encoding phenylalanine--tRNA ligase alpha subunit isoform X1, coding for MADGPVAEVLLQRLEAADGGLDSAELAAELGVEHQTVVGAVKSLQALGEIIEAELRSTKRWELTTEGEEIAREGSHEARVFRSVPPEGLPQSELMRLPSGKVGFSKAMSNKWIRVDKSAADGPRVFRVVDSVEDEVQRRLQLVQGGQAEKLGEKERSELRKRKLLTEVNLKTYWVSKGSAFSTSISKQETELSPEMISSGSWRDRPFKPYNFSAHGVLPDSGHLHPLLKVRTQFRQIFLEMGFTEMPTDNYIESSFWNFDALFQPQQHPARDQHDTFFLRDPAQAQQLPMDYVHRVKRTHSQGGYGSQGYKYNWKLDEARKNLLRTHTTSASARALYRLAQKKPFTAAKYFSIDRVFRNETLDATHLAEFHQIEGVVADHGLTLGHLMGVLREFFTKLGITQLRFKPTYNPYTEPSMEVFSYHQGLKKWVEVGNSGIFRPEMLLPMGLPENVSVIAWGLSLERPTMIKYGINNIRELVGHKVNLQMVYDSPLCRLDAERGPPSTQEAA